A genomic region of Prionailurus viverrinus isolate Anna chromosome D4, UM_Priviv_1.0, whole genome shotgun sequence contains the following coding sequences:
- the UBAC1 gene encoding ubiquitin-associated domain-containing protein 1 isoform X3: MERSQQGAACPADWDRVAARSESATTDGPAHLSSRVCHRTLRACPGPHAVCPVRVLPAASEARRGNERWPAPVSPVGPGAHPQRVLIEFPAAFFLFQTELRKILVSLIEVAQKLLALNPDAVELFKKANAMLDEEEDGRVDEAALRQLTEMGFPESRAAKALRLNQCELLKRNPARTSPSMSVPQAMEWLIEHAEDPTIDTPLPGQASPGGAEAAPEAASEAAGTSTGDEEPRDELTEIFKKIRRKREFRADARAVISLMEMGFDEKEVIDALRVNNNQQNAACEWLLGDRKPSPEELDKGIDPDSPLFQAILDNPVVQLGLTNPKTLLAFEDMLENPLNSTQWMNDPETGPVMLQISRIFQTLNRT, from the exons ATGGAGCGGTCCCAGCAGGGTGCAGCGTGCCCCGCGGACTGGGACCGCGTGGCCGCCCGCTCCGAGAGTGCCACCACGGACGGCCCTGCTCACCTCAGCAGCAGAGTGTGCCATCGCACTCTGCGCGCCTGCCCCGGCCCGCACGCGGTTTGCCCCGTGCGTGTCCTTCCTGCGGCGTCGGAGGCCCGTCGTGGCAACGAGCGGTGGCCGGCCCCTGTGTCGCCCGTGGGACCGGGGGCCCACCCGCAGAGGGTTCTGAtcgagttcccagcagccttctTCCTG TTCCAGACGGAACTCCGGAAGATCCTGGTGTCTCTCATCGAGGTGGCACAGAAGTTGTTAGCGCTGAACCCGGATGCGGTCGAGCTGTTCAAGAAGGCGAACG CGATGCTGGACGAAGAGGAGGACGGGCGAGTGGACGAGGCAGCCCTGCGGCAGCTCACGGAGATGGGCTTCCCGGAGAGCAGGGCCGCCAAGGCCCTGCGGCTGAACCA ATGTGAGCTTTTAAAGAGAAATCCTGCACGCACATCCCCGAG CATGTCGGTGCCTCAGGCCATGGAGTGGTTGATCGAACACGCAGAAGACCCGACCATCGACACGCCTCTTCCGGGCCAGGCCTCTccgggaggggctgaggctgCCCCTGAGGCTGCCTCCGAGGCGGCCGGGACTAGCACTGGAGACGAGGAGCCCAGAGATGAGCTAACGGAGATCTTCAAGAAGATCCGGAGGAAAAGGGAGTTCCGGGCCGATGCTCGG GCCGTCATTTCCCTGATGGAGATGGGCTTCGACGAGAAGGAAGTGATAGACGCCCTCAGAGTGAACAACAACCAGCAGAACGCCGCC TGCGAGTGGCTGCTGGGAGACCGGAAGCCCTCCCCCGAGGAGCTGGACAAGGGCATCGACCCCGACAGCCCCCTCTTTCAAGCCATCCTGGATAATCCAGTGGTGCAGCTGGGCCTGACCAACCCTAAAACGTTACTAG CGTTTGAGGACATGCTGGAAAACCCACTGAACAGCACCCAGTGGATGAACGACCCGGAGACGGGGCCGGTCATGCTGCAGATCTCCAGGATCTTCCAGACCCTGAACCGCACGTAG